In Lycium ferocissimum isolate CSIRO_LF1 chromosome 11, AGI_CSIRO_Lferr_CH_V1, whole genome shotgun sequence, a single genomic region encodes these proteins:
- the LOC132038538 gene encoding uncharacterized protein LOC132038538: MGFGTRWIRWIKYCINTVKFSILVNRSPTGFFSSKRGLRQGDPLSPFLFILAMEGMNDMLQNAKYNGWMKGFQVNFNADNNMEITHLQYADDTLIICDANRDRLRYLRMIFIIFEAISGLHINWGKSFIYPVNSVVEIQSLADILGGKVGGIAYCLPRHALGSQE, translated from the coding sequence ATGGGTTTTGGCACTAGGTGGATCAGGTGGATCAAATACTGCATAAACACAGTGAAGTTCTCCATCCTGGTTAATAGATCTCCTACTGGTTTCTTTTCCTCAAAGAGAGGCCTGAGACAGGGGGATCCTTTGtcaccttttcttttcattttggcaATGGAAGGAATGAATGACATGCTACAAAATGCTAAATACAATGGGTGGATGAAGGGCTTTCAAGTCAACTTCAATGCAGACAACAACATGGAAATAACTCACTTACAATATGCTGATGATACCTTAATTATTTGTGATGCTAATAGGGATCGACTTAGATATTTGAGGATGATCTTTATCATATTTGAGGCAATTTCTGGGTTGCACATCAATTGGGGAAAGAGTTTTATCTATCCAGTTAACTCTGTGGTAGAAATTCAATCCTTAGCAGACATCTTAGGAGGCAAAGTGGGGGGAATTGCCTACTGTTTACCTAGGCATGCCCTTGGGAGCCAAGAGTAA